A genomic window from Sulfurospirillum diekertiae includes:
- a CDS encoding type II toxin-antitoxin system Phd/YefM family antitoxin, with translation MTYAKNEIMTATDMVRNFSSVLGSITKGKSKRVVIVKNNRFEAVMITVDEYEKMSEAVNILEKIYANTKKKSDG, from the coding sequence ATGACCTATGCTAAAAACGAGATAATGACTGCAACAGACATGGTGCGCAACTTTAGTTCTGTGTTGGGTAGTATTACCAAAGGGAAAAGTAAACGTGTGGTCATCGTGAAAAATAACCGTTTTGAAGCGGTTATGATCACGGTGGATGAATACGAAAAAATGAGTGAAGCCGTTAATATTTTGGAAAAAATCTATGCCAACACGAAAAAGAAGAGTGATGGCTAA
- the flgH gene encoding flagellar basal body L-ring protein FlgH — MRVFTCSFVAALFLAGCSVHPADPKISMKAPVYVDETPSKVNEVMPTNPGSLFGQGDNPLFADLKAMHVNDVVTVTITEKTAQTSTGKKALTKQSSDSLGAGITTAAGGGVLGTVSKNLNDVGNIGFTTGSNNSFTGNGSNTRNETFSTTISARVIKILNNGHYFIEGSRELLINGEKQIIQVSGVIRPYDIDKNNNIDSKYIADAKILYKTEGDIDQTTTKPWGAKFMETIWPF, encoded by the coding sequence ATGAGAGTTTTTACATGTAGCTTTGTAGCCGCTCTTTTTTTGGCAGGCTGCTCAGTACATCCAGCTGATCCAAAAATTAGTATGAAAGCACCTGTATATGTTGATGAAACGCCTTCCAAAGTGAATGAAGTGATGCCAACAAATCCAGGTAGCCTTTTTGGACAAGGTGACAACCCTTTATTTGCCGATCTTAAAGCAATGCATGTTAATGACGTTGTAACTGTTACCATTACTGAAAAAACAGCACAAACATCTACGGGTAAAAAAGCTTTAACAAAACAAAGTAGTGATTCTCTTGGTGCTGGTATTACCACTGCTGCAGGTGGTGGTGTTTTAGGTACAGTATCAAAAAATTTAAATGATGTTGGTAATATTGGTTTTACGACAGGATCCAATAACTCTTTTACAGGCAATGGAAGCAATACTCGTAACGAAACCTTTAGTACGACTATTTCGGCACGTGTCATCAAGATTTTAAATAATGGACATTACTTTATTGAGGGTAGTCGCGAATTATTAATTAATGGTGAAAAGCAAATTATTCAAGTGAGTGGCGTTATTCGACCTTATGACATTGATAAAAATAACAACATTGATTCAAAATACATTGCGGATGCAAAAATTCTTTACAAAACAGAAGGTGATATAGATCAAACTACGACTAAGCCATGGGGTGCCAAATTTATGGAAACCATTTGGCCATTTTAA
- a CDS encoding Mur ligase family protein yields the protein MEIMVTSITHLCFILGLSYYFIIAMQWYSYRLERILFHYNRYDWHVFYFLVPLVGYYLLNGVVLSLFVALFLISLFIWQKKMDKKLVWTARVKRFFLFLVLATLFQDLLCTVLVASCLKLGVIIPLMVAQIASMFYEKMLFLSFKKEAQKKLMANSALKVVAITASYGKTSIKNFLAQILSTKFNVYKTPRSVNTIGGIIKDINNDLPEQCDVYIVEAGARARGDIDEIARLVNPHIAVVGCIGEQHIEYFKTLENIRNTKMELLHSSRLEKAFVHESTNVKGSESILSFGAELSDVEASLQGLSFSMLLNGVKESFTCKLLGAFNAINIAAAIHVARTLGLSIEEIRSAVSHLEGVEHRLQKIEAGGKLIIDDSFNGNLEGMLSSYNLVSQHQGRKVIITPGIVESTEEANRILAKKIDDVFDLVMITGKINVTILHDNIHKAQKIIISDKSKLQETLSEQTYAGDVILFSNDAPTFL from the coding sequence ATGGAAATAATGGTTACAAGCATCACTCACCTCTGTTTTATTTTAGGGCTTAGCTACTACTTTATAATAGCAATGCAATGGTACAGTTATAGGCTAGAGCGTATTTTATTTCACTACAATCGTTATGATTGGCACGTGTTCTACTTTTTAGTTCCTTTAGTAGGTTACTACCTTCTAAACGGTGTTGTACTTTCTCTTTTTGTTGCACTTTTTTTGATCTCCCTTTTCATATGGCAGAAAAAAATGGACAAAAAACTTGTTTGGACAGCACGAGTAAAGCGATTTTTTCTCTTTTTAGTTTTAGCGACTCTTTTTCAAGATCTTTTGTGTACGGTATTGGTTGCATCATGCTTGAAGTTAGGTGTCATTATTCCTTTAATGGTGGCACAAATAGCAAGTATGTTCTATGAAAAGATGCTTTTTCTTAGCTTTAAAAAAGAGGCTCAGAAAAAATTGATGGCAAACAGTGCGTTAAAAGTAGTTGCCATTACAGCGAGTTATGGTAAAACCAGTATTAAAAACTTTTTAGCACAAATTCTTTCCACAAAGTTTAATGTCTATAAAACACCACGTAGTGTCAATACAATAGGTGGCATTATTAAGGATATTAACAACGATTTGCCTGAACAATGTGATGTTTATATTGTTGAAGCGGGTGCTCGAGCTCGTGGAGATATTGATGAAATTGCGAGACTTGTCAATCCACACATTGCCGTTGTTGGGTGTATTGGCGAGCAACATATTGAGTATTTTAAAACATTGGAAAATATCCGAAATACAAAGATGGAACTCCTTCACTCCTCTAGGCTTGAAAAAGCATTTGTGCATGAAAGTACCAATGTCAAAGGATCAGAATCTATTCTTTCTTTTGGCGCTGAGCTTAGTGATGTTGAGGCTTCTTTGCAAGGGCTAAGTTTTTCAATGCTCCTAAATGGCGTAAAAGAGAGTTTTACATGTAAACTTTTGGGTGCTTTTAATGCGATTAATATAGCAGCAGCCATTCACGTTGCACGCACACTAGGGCTCTCTATTGAAGAGATTAGGTCTGCCGTATCGCATTTAGAAGGGGTTGAGCATCGTCTTCAAAAAATTGAAGCAGGTGGAAAGCTCATTATTGATGATAGTTTTAATGGTAATTTAGAAGGCATGTTAAGTTCCTATAATCTGGTTTCACAGCATCAAGGGCGTAAAGTGATTATTACGCCAGGTATTGTTGAAAGTACCGAAGAAGCGAATAGGATACTTGCCAAAAAAATTGATGATGTCTTTGATCTTGTCATGATTACAGGTAAAATAAACGTTACTATTTTACACGATAACATTCATAAAGCTCAAAAAATTATCATTTCCGATAAATCAAAGCTCCAAGAGACCTTATCAGAACAGACATATGCAGGAGATGTGATACTTTTCTCCAATGATGCACCAACTTTTCTCTAA
- a CDS encoding GatB/YqeY domain-containing protein, producing MSELKSKLQDDLKDAMKTKDTFKRDVIRFLMSALKQIEVDERKELSDSDIVKIIQKSLKQREDALSAFKDAGREDLYEKELAEAMILKSYLPQQLSDESLKVIIQKHILATGATSLKEIGKIMAGVLAECEGVADGKRINTIAKELLS from the coding sequence ATGTCAGAACTCAAGTCAAAACTTCAAGATGATCTAAAAGATGCGATGAAAACCAAAGATACTTTTAAACGTGATGTTATCCGTTTTTTGATGAGTGCACTTAAACAAATTGAAGTCGATGAACGTAAAGAGCTTAGTGATTCTGATATTGTAAAAATTATCCAAAAATCACTCAAGCAACGCGAAGATGCCTTATCTGCTTTTAAAGATGCAGGAAGAGAAGATCTTTATGAAAAAGAGTTGGCAGAAGCAATGATTTTAAAAAGTTATTTACCGCAGCAACTCAGTGATGAAAGTCTTAAAGTCATCATTCAAAAGCACATTCTTGCAACTGGAGCAACGAGTTTAAAAGAAATTGGTAAGATCATGGCTGGAGTTCTTGCTGAATGTGAAGGCGTAGCTGATGGTAAACGTATTAATACGATTGCGAAAGAACTTTTGAGCTAA
- a CDS encoding type II secretion system F family protein, translating into MKYFEVNYLFKGQKTKTVVKSPTRNDAISIAKLKIPGVILNIKETSAPLEDQLGELKDQIMNALFRKKIKMPNLIAAMRQLSVMTNAGISIHDSVKEVANATVDKTLKEIFNSVNDDLNSGLSLTQSLMTYRNEVGDVTLAMVELGESTGNMAESLEKLSEILEEIEENRQKFKKAMRYPITVVIAIAVAFSILMIYVVPKFKEIFAQLKAELPLPTKILLFMENLINHYGLYLLSGIIGTILLFQYLLKNNEDFKKKFDIYILKVYLIGNIIFYATLSRFCLVFTELIRAGIPIADALDTALLTLENTHLKKKLSSVKISVQRGISLTESFRDTGLFEGMLIQMIQAGEQSGTLDKMLEKVTLYFKSRFSQIIDNIASYIEPILLGFIAAMVLLMALGIFMPMWDMAKAVKS; encoded by the coding sequence ATGAAATATTTTGAAGTAAACTACCTATTCAAAGGGCAAAAGACTAAAACCGTTGTCAAATCGCCCACACGAAATGATGCAATATCAATAGCAAAATTAAAAATACCAGGCGTAATTTTAAATATTAAAGAAACTTCGGCACCCCTTGAAGATCAGTTAGGTGAATTAAAAGATCAAATCATGAATGCTCTCTTTCGCAAAAAAATAAAAATGCCAAACCTTATTGCTGCAATGAGACAGCTCAGTGTTATGACCAATGCTGGTATTTCTATTCATGATAGTGTTAAAGAAGTTGCAAATGCTACCGTAGACAAGACACTGAAGGAAATATTTAACAGCGTTAATGATGATCTAAACTCTGGACTTAGCCTTACGCAATCATTGATGACATATCGCAATGAAGTAGGTGACGTGACCCTTGCTATGGTTGAGTTAGGTGAGAGTACAGGAAATATGGCAGAATCTTTAGAAAAACTTTCAGAAATTCTTGAAGAAATTGAAGAAAATAGACAAAAGTTTAAAAAAGCGATGCGATACCCTATTACGGTTGTTATTGCAATTGCTGTTGCTTTTTCAATACTTATGATCTATGTTGTCCCAAAATTTAAAGAAATTTTTGCTCAACTTAAAGCGGAATTGCCCCTACCAACCAAAATCCTTCTTTTTATGGAAAACCTTATTAATCATTATGGTCTCTACCTTCTATCTGGCATTATTGGCACTATTCTACTATTTCAGTATTTACTCAAAAATAATGAAGACTTTAAGAAAAAATTTGATATCTATATTCTTAAGGTCTATTTAATTGGAAATATTATTTTTTATGCAACACTGAGCCGTTTTTGCCTTGTTTTTACGGAACTTATTCGTGCAGGTATTCCTATTGCAGATGCGCTCGATACAGCTTTATTAACGTTAGAAAACACCCATCTTAAAAAGAAACTTTCTAGTGTTAAGATCTCAGTACAAAGAGGTATTTCTTTAACAGAATCATTTCGTGATACAGGACTTTTTGAAGGTATGCTTATTCAAATGATTCAAGCAGGTGAACAAAGTGGTACTCTGGATAAAATGCTGGAAAAAGTCACCCTTTATTTCAAATCACGTTTTAGCCAAATTATCGACAATATCGCAAGTTATATTGAGCCTATTCTTTTGGGCTTTATTGCAGCTATGGTACTTTTGATGGCCTTAGGTATTTTCATGCCTATGTGGGATATGGCAAAAGCTGTTAAATCATAA
- a CDS encoding acylphosphatase, with protein sequence MSTYRLIVTGRVQGVNFRRFVVDIAHALNYVGYVKNSADGSVEVVINSAYEEDLEFFISKLYDGSMFSDVQDVTCQKIESMIFDDFEKR encoded by the coding sequence TTGAGTACTTATAGATTGATTGTAACAGGACGCGTACAAGGTGTTAATTTTCGCCGATTTGTTGTTGATATAGCGCATGCATTGAATTATGTGGGGTATGTCAAAAATAGTGCCGATGGCAGTGTTGAAGTTGTGATTAACTCTGCTTATGAGGAAGATTTGGAATTTTTTATTAGTAAACTCTATGATGGTTCAATGTTTTCAGATGTTCAAGACGTTACATGTCAGAAGATTGAAAGTATGATCTTTGATGATTTTGAGAAGAGATAA
- a CDS encoding alpha/beta fold hydrolase: MAKKEIVFQNTSYELSYELLNQNQPQTILFLHGWGSNKEIMKQAFGKTFSQYQHLYLDLPGFGHSSIHDVITTGTYSDIVSVFLKALHVKPLIIVGHSYGGKVATLLQPEVLVLLSSAGIVPPKSLKVKLKIALFKLLKPFAPRSFYRFFATKDVEGMSQTMYEIIKRVVNEDFSEQFLTCKAKTFLFWGKEDSAMPLFCGEKMHSLIKGSHFYPMEGDHFFFMNQAKQIEKTLGEFGF, from the coding sequence ATGGCTAAGAAAGAGATCGTATTTCAAAATACTTCTTACGAATTATCGTATGAGTTGTTAAACCAAAACCAACCGCAAACCATTCTTTTTTTACATGGTTGGGGCAGTAATAAAGAGATTATGAAGCAAGCGTTTGGGAAGACGTTTTCTCAGTACCAACATCTCTATCTTGATCTTCCTGGTTTTGGGCACTCTTCAATTCATGATGTCATCACTACAGGAACTTACTCAGACATTGTATCTGTCTTCTTAAAAGCGTTACATGTAAAACCTCTTATCATTGTGGGACACTCGTATGGTGGTAAAGTGGCAACATTGCTGCAACCAGAGGTCTTGGTTTTGCTCTCAAGCGCTGGTATTGTTCCACCAAAATCTTTGAAAGTCAAACTAAAAATAGCGCTTTTCAAACTGCTAAAACCCTTTGCTCCACGCTCTTTTTACCGCTTTTTTGCGACCAAAGATGTGGAAGGGATGAGCCAAACCATGTACGAAATTATCAAGCGGGTCGTCAATGAAGACTTTAGTGAGCAATTTCTTACATGTAAAGCAAAAACGTTTCTGTTTTGGGGCAAAGAGGATAGTGCAATGCCACTTTTCTGTGGAGAAAAGATGCACTCTCTCATTAAGGGAAGTCACTTTTACCCGATGGAGGGTGATCATTTCTTTTTTATGAATCAAGCAAAACAGATCGAAAAGACACTTGGGGAGTTTGGATTTTGA
- a CDS encoding GspE/PulE family protein: MNDITTTLLTYLIHNRIIDEHSAAKIREETQQNNHKVLGEILLENNFFTKEDLLILVIEFFKKGYLNLEDVNANFAIDSEKFLQSLAKNLNYEYLDLDSIDIDYRLASKLPFAQLKKFKALPIREDEINIFVALKDPLDINAQEGVQRIFPRKLLKVIIAEPTQIDKYLIKMELGESIKGLIGEIRKEITSSAAENPQESSGILKLIEIILKTSILARASDIHIEPTENNCIVRSRIDGMLTETFIFDKDIYPPLGSRMKLLSNMDIAEKRKPQDGRFSATILGREYDFRISALPTINGESIVIRILDKSKVMIKIEDLGMHPNNYIKFAQAMKSPYGIILVTGPTGSGKTTTLYAALNAIKSVQSKIITVEDPVEYQLNLTQQVQVNEKANLTFATALRSILRQDPDIIMIGEIRDTETLRIAVQAALTGHLVFSTLHTNDSISAVTRVVDMGIEPYLISGSLIAIEAQRLVRKLCPYCKTKYTLPKTAHDEIKDMLPENFQFYKNNGCEKCSQTGYLGREMISEILPISEKISSMIAQGGSKSDIKEQAIKEGFVDMFQDGITRAAHGITTLDEIIRVAKE; encoded by the coding sequence ATGAATGATATTACAACAACACTTTTAACATATCTTATTCACAACCGTATAATTGATGAACATAGTGCTGCTAAAATAAGAGAAGAAACACAACAGAATAATCATAAAGTATTAGGTGAAATTCTTTTAGAAAATAATTTTTTTACAAAAGAAGATCTTCTTATTTTAGTCATTGAATTTTTTAAAAAAGGGTATCTAAATTTAGAAGATGTTAACGCTAATTTTGCAATTGACAGTGAAAAGTTTTTACAATCTTTGGCTAAAAATCTTAATTATGAGTACCTTGATCTTGATTCAATAGACATTGATTATCGTCTTGCCTCAAAACTTCCTTTTGCTCAACTCAAGAAATTTAAAGCACTCCCTATTAGAGAAGATGAAATTAATATTTTTGTTGCATTAAAAGATCCATTGGACATCAATGCTCAAGAAGGCGTTCAAAGAATTTTTCCACGAAAACTACTCAAAGTTATCATTGCAGAGCCTACACAAATTGATAAATACCTGATTAAAATGGAGTTAGGTGAAAGTATCAAAGGACTCATTGGCGAAATTCGCAAAGAGATTACTTCCAGTGCTGCTGAAAATCCACAAGAATCTTCTGGGATTTTAAAACTCATAGAAATTATCCTTAAAACATCTATTTTGGCACGTGCTAGTGATATTCACATTGAACCAACAGAGAACAATTGCATTGTTCGTAGCCGTATTGATGGAATGCTCACAGAAACATTCATTTTTGATAAAGATATATACCCTCCTCTGGGCTCACGGATGAAGTTGCTTTCCAATATGGATATTGCTGAAAAGAGAAAGCCTCAAGATGGTCGTTTTTCAGCTACGATTCTAGGCCGTGAGTATGATTTCAGGATCTCTGCATTGCCTACAATTAATGGAGAATCCATTGTAATTCGTATTTTAGATAAATCTAAAGTGATGATTAAAATTGAAGATCTTGGTATGCATCCTAATAACTACATTAAGTTTGCACAAGCTATGAAGTCTCCCTATGGTATTATCTTAGTTACAGGGCCAACAGGAAGTGGTAAAACCACAACGCTTTATGCGGCTTTAAATGCTATTAAAAGTGTGCAAAGTAAAATTATTACCGTCGAAGACCCAGTGGAGTACCAACTCAATTTAACGCAACAGGTACAAGTTAATGAAAAGGCTAATTTAACGTTTGCAACGGCATTACGTTCTATCTTAAGACAAGATCCAGATATTATTATGATTGGTGAGATTCGTGACACTGAAACCCTTCGTATTGCAGTGCAAGCAGCACTTACAGGTCACTTGGTTTTTTCAACGCTTCACACAAATGATTCAATCAGTGCCGTTACAAGAGTTGTAGATATGGGAATTGAACCGTATTTAATTAGTGGATCATTAATTGCGATTGAAGCACAAAGGCTAGTACGTAAATTGTGCCCTTATTGCAAAACAAAATATACACTACCAAAAACTGCTCATGATGAAATTAAAGATATGCTTCCTGAAAATTTTCAATTCTATAAAAATAATGGTTGTGAAAAATGTTCACAAACAGGCTATTTAGGGCGTGAAATGATCTCTGAAATTCTTCCTATAAGTGAAAAAATTTCAAGTATGATTGCACAAGGTGGCAGTAAAAGTGATATTAAAGAGCAGGCAATCAAAGAAGGCTTTGTCGATATGTTCCAAGATGGTATTACCCGAGCTGCACATGGCATTACAACGCTAGATGAAATCATAAGGGTGGCAAAAGAATGA
- a CDS encoding acetate/propionate family kinase, with the protein MKILVLNAGSSSVKYQLFNMANNEVLASGVIEQIGEKESMAKIKYKKPAGDEQKREEKCSIHDHDAALTWMSEALIQSGVIHNLNDLDGIGHRVVQGGSSFQEPAMVDDYVMSEIERLIPLGPLHNPGHLAGMKVSVHQSPNVPQVAVFDTAFHSTLPNYAYMYAIPYKYYEELRIRRYGFHGTSHYYVTKVAAKYLKQDINTLNAITLHLGNGASVAAIENGQSVDTSMGLTPLEGLIMGTRSGDLDPAILFYLARKRGLTLDELDKMLNKESGLKGICGSNDMREITRMAEEGDERAQLACDMFNYRLKKYIGSYSAVLGRVDCIVFTGGIGENANDVRLKSCEKLENFGIKIDPILNSVRSSEIRTISADDSKVKVLVIPTNEELEIAIETLEMIQKHHS; encoded by the coding sequence GTGAAAATTTTAGTCTTAAATGCGGGTAGTTCTTCTGTCAAATATCAACTCTTTAATATGGCCAATAATGAGGTTTTGGCCAGTGGAGTGATTGAGCAAATTGGCGAAAAAGAGTCAATGGCTAAAATAAAATATAAAAAGCCAGCTGGTGATGAGCAAAAAAGAGAAGAAAAATGCTCCATCCACGATCATGATGCAGCCTTAACATGGATGAGTGAGGCATTGATCCAATCAGGTGTTATTCACAATCTTAATGACCTTGATGGGATTGGTCATCGTGTTGTTCAAGGTGGTTCTTCGTTTCAGGAACCAGCAATGGTTGATGACTATGTGATGTCAGAGATTGAGCGTTTAATTCCACTTGGACCATTGCACAATCCAGGTCATCTTGCCGGTATGAAAGTTTCGGTACATCAAAGCCCTAATGTTCCCCAAGTGGCTGTTTTTGATACCGCATTTCACTCGACATTACCTAACTATGCTTACATGTATGCTATTCCTTACAAATACTATGAGGAATTACGCATTAGACGTTATGGCTTTCATGGAACTTCGCACTATTACGTTACCAAAGTAGCTGCAAAATATTTGAAGCAAGACATCAATACACTTAATGCCATTACGCTTCATTTAGGAAATGGTGCAAGTGTTGCAGCGATTGAAAATGGTCAAAGTGTTGATACATCAATGGGCTTAACACCACTGGAAGGGCTCATTATGGGAACACGAAGTGGTGACCTTGATCCAGCTATTCTCTTCTATTTAGCACGTAAACGTGGACTTACTCTTGATGAACTGGATAAAATGCTCAATAAAGAGAGTGGATTAAAAGGAATATGCGGAAGTAATGATATGCGTGAAATTACACGTATGGCAGAGGAGGGTGATGAAAGAGCACAGCTTGCCTGTGATATGTTCAATTATCGCCTTAAAAAATACATTGGTTCTTATTCTGCTGTTCTTGGGCGGGTAGATTGTATTGTTTTTACAGGAGGTATTGGCGAAAATGCAAATGATGTTCGCCTCAAGTCTTGTGAAAAATTGGAGAATTTTGGCATCAAAATAGACCCAATACTCAATAGTGTTCGATCAAGTGAAATTAGAACGATTAGTGCAGATGATAGCAAAGTAAAAGTTTTGGTTATTCCAACCAATGAAGAGCTTGAAATTGCAATAGAAACTTTGGAAATGATCCAAAAGCATCACTCGTAA
- the pta gene encoding phosphate acetyltransferase — protein MKSKSLYISSLAPAAGSLIVAMGIMELLKGRLGKVAFFRPVILDANEVDKDIDFMLEYYALKMDYNATYGYTVHEVESLIAENKYNEVLENLIDKFKILESQYDFVLIEGLNQANFSQTLDFDINLSIAKNLSSPFISVLKGKQKSVKEVLDEISIEADAIKGAGCQHFATFVNRLGDQEVQELKELNRAKPIQNVPVYFLPEVPELDTPTVAEIKNKLGCSHIYGEEKDLRRVVKQSKIAAMKLDNFLEYIEDGDLVITSGDRSDIIVGCLSTVFSNNYPNISGILLTAGMMPHKSINKLIAGFKDLSIPILSVDNGTFDTAVNVSNVPATITPQSVRKIALAMGLFSSNVNIEEIEKSIDTESTTSSITPIMFEYALFERARRNRKKILLPESNDERILRATEILLRRDVADIILLGVEEEVRRKSATLGLDISKATIIDPLTSPLMEEFVTSFYEMRKAKGLSLDVARDSMMMKNYFGTMMVYLGYADGMVSGAIHTTQETIRPALQIIKTKPGISIVSSLFFMCLDTRVLVYGDCAVNQDPNAEELAQIAISSADTAKIFGISPKIAMLSYSTGDSGKGEEVEKVRLATKIVKETRPDLLVEGPIQYDAAIDPIVAKTKLPNSKVAGEATIFIFPDLNTGNNTYKAVQRSSGAVAIGPVLQGLRKPVNDLSRGCLVPDIVNTVAITAIQAQTNDGANK, from the coding sequence ATGAAAAGTAAGAGTTTGTATATCTCATCGCTTGCACCTGCCGCAGGCAGTTTGATTGTAGCGATGGGCATTATGGAACTATTAAAAGGGCGTCTTGGTAAGGTTGCTTTTTTTAGACCGGTTATTTTAGATGCGAATGAAGTTGATAAAGACATTGATTTCATGCTGGAATATTATGCCCTTAAAATGGACTATAACGCTACTTATGGTTACACTGTTCATGAAGTTGAAAGTTTAATTGCTGAAAATAAATACAATGAAGTTTTGGAAAATCTTATTGATAAATTCAAAATTTTAGAGAGCCAGTATGACTTTGTACTCATTGAAGGACTTAACCAAGCGAATTTTTCACAAACTCTTGATTTTGATATTAATCTTTCAATCGCTAAAAACTTGAGTAGCCCTTTTATCAGTGTTTTAAAAGGTAAGCAAAAAAGTGTTAAAGAGGTATTGGATGAAATATCTATCGAGGCAGATGCCATTAAGGGTGCTGGATGCCAACATTTTGCGACATTTGTCAATCGTTTAGGTGACCAAGAGGTTCAAGAGCTTAAAGAGCTCAATCGCGCTAAACCAATTCAAAATGTTCCTGTCTATTTTTTACCTGAGGTGCCAGAGCTTGACACTCCGACTGTTGCTGAGATAAAAAATAAGCTAGGTTGTTCCCATATCTATGGTGAAGAAAAAGATTTACGTAGAGTTGTCAAGCAGAGTAAAATCGCTGCAATGAAACTTGATAATTTCTTAGAATATATTGAAGATGGTGACTTGGTCATAACTTCAGGGGATAGATCAGATATTATCGTAGGATGTCTTAGTACCGTATTTTCTAATAATTATCCAAATATCTCCGGCATTTTATTGACTGCAGGGATGATGCCCCATAAGTCCATTAACAAACTTATTGCTGGGTTTAAAGACCTTTCCATTCCTATTTTAAGTGTCGACAATGGTACTTTTGATACTGCTGTCAATGTCTCCAATGTTCCAGCGACAATTACACCACAAAGTGTACGCAAAATTGCATTGGCTATGGGACTTTTCTCTTCAAATGTCAATATTGAAGAAATCGAAAAAAGTATTGATACTGAATCCACCACGAGTTCTATTACTCCAATTATGTTTGAGTATGCTCTTTTTGAACGCGCAAGGAGAAATCGTAAAAAAATTCTTCTTCCTGAGAGTAATGATGAGCGTATTCTTCGAGCAACGGAGATTTTATTACGTCGTGATGTAGCTGATATTATCCTTTTAGGTGTTGAAGAAGAAGTACGTCGAAAGAGTGCAACACTTGGACTTGATATAAGTAAAGCGACTATCATTGATCCTTTAACATCACCTCTAATGGAAGAGTTTGTCACTTCTTTCTATGAAATGCGTAAAGCCAAAGGATTGAGCTTAGATGTTGCTCGTGATAGTATGATGATGAAAAATTATTTTGGAACAATGATGGTTTACCTAGGTTATGCCGATGGCATGGTCTCAGGTGCGATTCATACAACCCAAGAGACGATTCGTCCAGCACTTCAGATTATCAAAACCAAACCAGGTATTTCCATTGTTTCAAGCCTTTTCTTTATGTGTTTAGATACAAGAGTCTTAGTTTACGGTGATTGTGCCGTCAATCAAGATCCAAATGCGGAAGAGTTGGCTCAAATTGCTATTTCTTCTGCAGATACGGCTAAGATATTTGGTATATCTCCAAAAATTGCAATGCTCTCGTATTCTACAGGTGATTCAGGGAAGGGTGAAGAGGTTGAAAAAGTGCGTTTAGCCACTAAAATCGTTAAAGAAACACGACCTGATCTTTTGGTAGAAGGACCTATTCAATACGACGCAGCCATTGATCCTATTGTTGCTAAAACAAAATTACCGAATAGTAAAGTCGCTGGTGAAGCCACCATCTTCATCTTTCCAGATCTTAATACTGGTAACAACACCTATAAAGCGGTTCAAAGAAGTTCAGGTGCTGTTGCTATTGGCCCTGTACTCCAGGGACTTCGAAAACCCGTTAATGATCTCAGTCGAGGTTGTTTAGTTCCAGATATTGTCAATACCGTCGCCATTACAGCTATTCAAGCACAAACCAATGATGGAGCTAATAAGTGA